The following DNA comes from Salvia splendens isolate huo1 chromosome 17, SspV2, whole genome shotgun sequence.
atttTTAGCATAACAATATTGCCAATATAATTACTACTAAACAAATACATATGACGCCATACATATATTTACCCTAGCTAGGAAGGGATGAAATAGCTAATAGTAGTACCTAAAATATTATGTATTCTCAATCTAAAATTAGAACTTTTCTTTTGATTCTGTAtgatttttaagaaatgtgggaatgaaaataaattttaaaaatttagtgGAGAGTATGATTCCATTTTGTATATTATTAGTAATTAGTATAAAATGTGTGTATCTAATGAAGTGATGAGAATCACATTTGCATGATTCTCCCTAGTTTTTAAAAACTTTGTGGTGTGCTATATAGACTCATTCATTTTAGTCCTATTATAGAGGACGTAGTGAGAAAATCCAAAATTAGAGTGATATATCCTGAAGTAAACCATGGCATCACTTATTTAAGAaatatctcttactttaatcaAGCATTTAAGGCTGTACTCTATCTGAGGATTTCCAATAACAAAATACAAGCAATGATAGTAACTTTCATTTATGCAAGAAAACCATTATTCCAGGAGAGTATCTTGGCCATCGACATCATTACATGAATCATCAAAAACTCTTCAACTATATAAACTCAAACACACACATTAGTAGTATAGCACAACAACATATAACAACATCATTCATGGCTGGAACAATGAAACTCATCAAAATAGCACTAGCTTGTGCACTAGCCCTAGTCTCGATCCTCCATGCAACTGAAGCAGCAGGTTTCAGCGTTGATCTGATCCACAGAGATTCCCTAAAATCCCCCTCACCCCAATCCTCCTTCGAGCGCATCGAAGCCACCGTGCAACGATCATTCAACCGCGCCAAAACCCTAATCCTCAGAGACGGTGGCAACAACTCTCCACAAGCAGCCTCAGTCGACATTGTCCCTGACGCCGGCGAGTACCTCATGAGGTTCGGCCTCGGCATCCCCCAAGTCGAAACCCTAGCCATCGCCGACACGGGGAGCGACCTCACATGGGTACAATGCGCCCCCTGCCAGAAATGCTTCAAGCAGAAGGCCCCAATCTTCGACCCGAGCAAATCCTCCACCTACAAGCCGGTCCCTTGCAGCTCACCCACGTGCAAATCCGTCCGCAGCACCTCGTGCAGCGGCGCTAAGGGCGTCTGCAACTACTCCATCCAGTACGGCGACAGATCCTACAGCAGAGGCGACCTCGCCACCGAAACCCTAACCCTAGGCGCCAACGAGTCCATCCCCACCACCATCATCGGCTGCGGCCACGTCGACCAGGGCACATTCGGCGCCGGCGCGTCGGGGATCGTCGGCCTCGGCGGCGGGAAAGAGTCTTTAATCCGGCAGATGCAGACCTCGATTAAGGGGAAATTCTCCTACTGCctcgtcccgatctccgggcgGTCGAGCCAGCCGAGCAAGATGCACTTCGGGGACGAGGCCGTGGTCTCCGGCGTGGGGGTTTTGACCACTCCGATCATCGCCAAGTCGCCGGATACCTTCTACTATCTGACTTTGGAAGGCATGAGCGTTGGCAACAAGAGATTCAACCTGGCTCCGTTGTCATCCGACGACGACGAAGGCGGAGAAGGCGGCGACGTGTTTCAATCGGGGGAAGGGAACATAATCATAGATTCGGGGACGACGCTGACGTTCCTTCCCAGCGAAATGTACCGGGAAGTGGAGACGGCGGTGAAGAGGGAGGTGGGATTGAAGGAGATCGCAGATCCAGCGAGGCAGCTCAAGTTGTGCTACCCTGCGACGGAGGAGTTCGAGAGCAAGATTCCGGAAATCACTGCGCATTTTAAGGGGGCTGATGTGAAGTTGAAGGCTTACAACGCTTTTGTTAAGACGAGTGAGAGTTCAGTGTGCTTTGCCTTTGCGGAGTCGACTAGTTTGGGGATTGCGATTTATGGGAATCTGGCGCAGATGGACTACTTGATCGGGTATGATTTGGTGAAGAAGACGGTGTCGTTTAAGCCAGCTGATTGTAGCAATGCATGATGAAGATGGTAGTATTCCATTAAATAAGGGGATATGAATAATTACAtgtttatttactttattttccggTAAATTATGAGATTCTTTCGCTAAGTGATGAAGTATTAAACAATGTTCAAGAAATTAAAAGAAGGAAATATCAAACTTTCAAATTTGTATTAGAATTCCAatatgacaaaataaaattcaatttcatgCACCAAAtattgatagaaatccatgggttccatcctaaaaccaattggtgataagaggagagacccatgagacttatatagtggattaagctctttgtgtacactgatgtgagatattattatattcatttttgtgtttcaattgccaacactctccctcaaacccttcaaggtgaatcttggaggggttggacttttttatgaacgattggacaatcggcctaattttttttcgatcggttggaccattggcccaaattttcatcctagttatactgctgggtcagtcatttttttcggtttcagcccagatatactgctgggtcagttaaatatgacccacagtcggcgacccgctctgataccatgataaaaGAGATCGAAATCGAGAAAAAGTTTATATTGTTCACTACTTTGATTTACATAGGTACAAGGTTTATATAGACTTAGGAGTATCTACATAAGGAAAACCTAATTAGCATAATTACATTGATTCGATATCTTCTAAGTATGGTATAGAATAAATCAATATCCTCTGATTGTGATCTTCCGTGATTTCTTCTAACACTCCCCATCAAGTTAAGTAACAGGATTACCGATACATAACTTGCACAGTACTTCTCGAAAGGACTTTGAGTTTACAGCCTTTGTCAAAATATCAGCCAGTTGATCTTCGGATTTCACAAATGGTATTTCCACCACTTTTGCCTCAATGTTTTCCTTAATGAAGTGTCTTTCCACCTCCACATGcttggttcgatcatgttgCACTGGGTTCTCTGAGATGTTGATTGTCGCCTTATTATCACAAAAGAGTCGGCACGATTGCGACGAGCGGAGATCTAGTTCTGTCATAAGTCTTCTTAGCCATAGTATCTCTGTCAGTCCACTTCTGATTCCTCGAAATTCAGCCTCTGCACTAGATAGTGCCACCactttctgtttcttgcttctccatgtaACAAGGTTTCCTCCtacaaaggtgaagtatccGGCAGTCGATTTCCTATCAACCGGATttcctgcccagtcagcatctgtgTAACCATGTATCTCCATATGACCATGATTCTAAAAAAGTAACCCATGTTCTGCCGTTCCCTTTAAATACCGAACAATCCTTAGGACGGCTTCCCAATATTCCTCTTGAGGtaggtgcatgaactgactcactaCTCCTACGACATAGGCAATGTCGGGTCTCGTGTGAGATAAATAGATCAATTTACCTACCAGCCTttgatatctccccctgtccGCCAACTTTTCTCCTTTGCGAATCTGAAGTCCATGATTTTGTACCATCGGAGTCTCCGCAGGTTTGCAATCCAGCATCCCTACTTCTGCCAAAAGATCAAGTACATACTTCTTCTGATTGATAAAGATTCCTTTCTTAGACCTCAAGACTTCGATTCccaggaagtacttgagctgccctagatccttcatctcaaattctctgAAAAGATTTTTTCTTAGCTCAgctatttcttcttcatcacctccagtgataatcatgtcgtcTACATAGATGATCAAACAAGtgatcttgccatccttcttcTTGAGAAACAAGGTATGATCTGAGTTGCTCTGCttgtattcatattttttcatcacttcagtgaatctcccaaaccatgctCTCGGAGATTGTTTCAAACCATACAATGTTCTTTTTAGCTGACAGACTTCCCCATCCAGAAACTCTTCCGTAAACCCAGGAGGAGGTTCCATATACACTGGCTTTGGCAGCTCTCTGTGTAAAAAGACATTAGTTACATCGAACTGATGCAACGACCACTCCTTGTTGGCTGCAATGGAGAACATTACTCTCACGATGTTTATCTTTGCCACTAGTGAGAAAGTTTCGGCATAGTCTACGCCGTATGTCTGGGTGTACCCTTTCGCCACAAGTCTGGCTTTGTAGCGATCTATAGTGCCATGTGGTCTCCGTTTGATCGTGAAGACCCATCTACATCCCACAGTCTTTGCACCATCTGGTAGCTTACCTTTTATCTGTGTACTATTCTTTAACAAGGCCTTCATTTTAGTAAACATCGCCTCTTTCTAATGCTTATGCCTCATGGCTTCCTCTATTGTCTGTGGGATTTCCTCATCTTCATATAGTGCCGTCTCAAAGGCTCGGGCCATCTTGGTCAGATTTCCTTGCACAAAGTTTGCTACCCCGTATCTGCTTTTCTTTCCAATCTTCTCAGGTGAGTACCGTTTCGGTGGCACTCCCCGTGTACTCCTATATGGAAGTCTGTACTGTCCTGTATCACTATCAATGGTGTTGTCTTCTTCTGTGCCAACAAGATTAGTGGAAACTGAATTCTCACCAGAGTTTGAGTCTAGAGTTACCTCGGATATCCTCTGAGGAGGATCGACGGGTGATGGATGAGATGACTCAGGTAGAGATGAGACATGCTCGGTGGTAGTGACGACCACTGGCTCGGTTGGTTCCTCGATAGAGGGATTTGGCAATGGCAcgacccaacttagatagtccgcAGAACTACCTgaatcactctccccctgactactaaggtgggtgatGTAAAAGAAATCGGTTTCCAAAAAattgcagttcatggtggtgATAATTTTTCTAGTGACAGGGTCATAACAACGGTATCCTTTTTGGTTTTGTCCATACcccacaaaaacacatttggttGCACATGGGGATAGTTTGGGTCATTCATGTTTTGGAATGCGGACGTATATTGTACATCCAAAGACTTTGGCTGAAAGGTTTAGGTGGTCAGGGATTTTGGCCATTCTGGATAAGGTATCGAGGGGGGGTTTTTGTTCAGGATTTTTGTGGGTACTCTATTCATGAGGTAGACAGAGGTAGCAACAGCTTCAGGCCAAAAATGTTTGGGTACATTGGATTCAATCATAAGGGCACGGGGCATTTCTAGAATTGTCCTATTTTTCCGttcagctaccccattttgttcgggtgtgTAGGCACAAGAGGTTTGGTGAAGTAAGCCTTTTTCCTTAAAGAAGCCGGTCATGGTACTGTTCaaaaattccctcccattatcggaTCTGAGTGTTTTGATTGTGGTGTGGAATTGTGTCTGGATCATTTTAAAGAAAAGGATTAACCTATCAACTACTTGagatttatgtttcaagaaatatatccatgtcattcttgtgcaatcatcaataaaaatcacaaaataacgAGAATGGCTTTcgttattttgtgatttttattgatgattgcacaagaatgacatggatatatttcttgaaacataaatctCAAGTAGTTGATAGGTTAATCCTTTTCTTTAAAATGATCCAGACACAATTCCACACCACAATCAAAACACTCAGAtccgataatgggagggaatttttGAACAGTACCATGACCGGCTCAACTGGTTGGGAAGGGAGGCAATGGATACCGCCCATCCAGGAGGTCAGGAGTTCAAATCCTGGATGGCGCATcctgggattaatttccctgtgggctcaaggcttgttgccttgggaCTTTGCAAGCGTGCAGGCCTGGACCTGTCTGAGGGTGGTCAACTTACATGCCCAGGACCCGTCTGGAGGTGGATAACTTACCGGTCTAGTACCGGTTGCGAAGAAGGCTAGTTCGTTTGGGGGCCACGAGGTGGTAGATAGCTTACATGCCTAGTACCAGCTGGGAAGAAGACTAGTTCGTTGGGGCCACGAAGGGCTGGGGTGGGCTAGTTCGTGCGGACACGAGGGGCTGGAAGAGGCTGGTTCGCTTgccaatgtatctcgaactccgaTGTGTGTGTGGGTCTGTGTCcgatgtgtatgtgtgtgtgtgtggaaaaaaaaaacaataggTGCAggcccccacacatcagcatgcacTAAAGAAAATATGGAATTCATTCGAGTGTCTGTAAGTTTAAAGgactgtctgtggctcttggccaaaacacaagtttcacaacaAAAATCAGAAGGAATAGATAGTTTTGGAAAAAAGAGCTTAAAGTAACCAGGAGaagggtgtcctagtcttcggtgccataGCCAAGTCTATTGTctcgtggatccgtgagccagcattgcaGTATcagtttgagctatctcgtccacgtagtagagtccttggtTCTCATTGCCACGCCCAATaatcctcctcgtctgaatatcctgtaaAATGCAGAAATTGGGTTGCATTAGAAGTGTACAATTCAATTCCCTCGTTACATGGCTAATAGACATCAATCTTTGTGACAAGGTCGGGACATATAAGCAATTCGAAAGTTTTAGAGTAGGGGATATTTCGACGGTGCCCGACCCCTCCACTGGAATCAAATCTCCACTTGTAGTTATATGATTTTGTGATTCCACCCAGGTTGTTAAAATCAGTTTTAAACGGAGTCATAGTATCAATAGCCCCACAGTAAAAAATCCATCCCCTATTAGTACActctaggggtgagcaaaaaaaccggaaaccgaatatccgaaccgaaccaaaccgaaattttgaaattcggttcggttttttcgatttttcggttcggttcggttttaaaaataaaaaaaaatcggtttttcggttcggttcggttcgggctaagaaaaaaatcgaaaacccgaaaaaccgaattatatatatattctattaatttaatatattatattatatataatatatattcttttaatatattctactatataataaaatacacatatataaatatatatttatattatatttatttttttcaggtttttcgatttttttctggtttttcggttttgttcgggtttttcggttttttaagttcggttttcggtttttcggtttcggtttcggtttttcggtatttcgggttcggttcggtttgaattttgaactaaattcggtttttcggttttggttcggttttgacaaaaaaccgaaccgaaacccgaatgcacacccctagtaCTCCCAGCCTCGTTTTTAACATGGAGTGCAGCGGAAAACTGTTCTAGTGGTGCAAAGGGGTTTTTTGACTCAAATATACTCAGCCTAGGGGTCAATTCACGTTTTTCAAGACTCTGGGGTTCAAATTCTAATTTCTGGAAGTCTGGGGGTCGGATATTCATATAATGGGATAACATTTGGGATTTAAGAATATTGGAGGATTGAAAAGCAAAAAATGAATTAAGGTTTGGTTTATAACCAAACCCTCTACCTCCACTGCAGTCCATCCCCCTTTGAGAGGGTTCTCCTGTCGCGGCTCCTTCGGTCATCATCTCCGTTCTCTCGGCCAAATTTTCGGCACCCCGCACGCTGCTCCCACTGGGATTGCGTTCCCCGCCGGTTGACCCTCTGTTCCCGGCTGCGATTTGGCGCGGCTGTCCTGCTCCGTCAGCGACGGCGAGCTTTGCCATCGCCTCTCTCACTTTCTGCCTTTCTTCCCACCATTCAGGGTATCCTACCCTCTGAAAGCATGTTTCCCGAGTGTGTTTTTGTTTCCCGCAATGGGAACACCACAGTTTGGATATGTCGGGGCGATTTCCCGGTCGGTTGGTAGTGGTGGGGCGCTGAGGCGGTCAGCTCCGTTGCGGTGGACGACTGCTCTGGGCGGCGAGACCAAGCCCGATTTCCCCAAGTGATGAGTTCCCGATGTTATCGCCGGTGGTATCTACGGTGGGCAGAGGCGATGCCGGTGGCATGATTTgacgtcgagccgcctccgtcttTACCCACCCGTAGGCCGATTCAACTTATGGGTAGGGATCTTCCATGAGGATATCCCGTTTGATCGAATCATACTCACGATTGAGTCCGATCAGAAACTTAATCAGCCTCTTCTCATTTGAATGTTCTGTATTGGCTAACTCCTTTGTCGCAGCACGTAATGGGTTGCTTCTGGCAGCGATCGATGTTGATCCACGGCCCTTGGATCCTTCGGTAATATGTTTCCAAGTCCAGATTCCCCTGTTTTAACTCGATTGCCTTTTCTTCCAGGTCGTAAATCAGGTACTTGTTCGCCATGTTCTCGAATGTCACGGTGAGTCTTTCCCAGAGTGCTTTTGATGTCTGGTGATGAGCGAAATCGGCGATAATTTCGTTCTCGATGTTATCGACAATCCAGGAAAACACCACCAGATCGTCTTCTTCCCAGTCGTCGTATCCTTTGCTTCCTAGTGCAGGAGGGTCGTTTCTGATATGCGAATAGGCCCCTCGGCCTCCGATCTTGACTTTCATAAGTCTTTACCATAGTGGGTAATTTTTTCCATTGAGCTTGAATGCCACAATGACATTCTTGTTGTTCTTCAACTTCGTTGGCTTTTCTGGATCGTGTTTAGTGTCTTCGGTATCTGACATGATttctattgattttttttgttggtaGGTTTTGATAGGAATTTGGTTTTCTGGCTTAATCTATGCCGTTCGGCCGGGATTGGTATTCGGGCGATGATGAGTTTTTTCTGAGCCCTAATCGGATTCGAAACTTGCTCTGATACTATGATAGAAATctatgggttccatcctaaaaccaattggtgataagagaagaggcccatgagacttatatagtggattaagctctttatgtacaccgatgtgagatattattatattcatttttgtgtttcaattgccaaccgttaatattaatatatatgtttCACACAAGGATATATAAAGTACAAAGTGACAAGATATGAGTACATAGGATTAGATACAAATATAGTTGTGGCTGTTGTCTTAAAGAGGAGTAGAGGACGCTGCATGGACCATCCTTTATGTAGATAGATACACATCAGACCACCCATAAAAGTGCATAATAGACACATCAAATAAGGATCCATCATATAGAAGACGGTCCTGATCAATTATCGAGAACACGAGTGATCACAAATACTCTCTCCGCGCAgtattaggagtctcatttgagttagGCATCAGTTTGAAgaaaatataaaggaaagtggATGAAAAAATAGAAGAACGTGGAActcatttttatacattaattttataataaaaagtgaACTAAACTTGTTAGTCGAAGATGTGATCTACATACAatctataataaaaatgaaccAAGATTCCAAATTGGACTAAAATAGCAACTGATTCTTAATAGCGACCCCAACAAAAAAGTGATATATTTGTGATTAAAAGGTAGTATTGTTATTAATACAcatttatgttttaaaattctctaaaaataacaatttaaaaaaaaattgaccggGTTTGGGCGGCCTACACACGTATAGGATAGGACCACGATTGCTCACGAAGGCACTTTCCTCGATATGGGTACGAGATCATTATATTACTATATGTTACATATTTACACTATCTGGATTAACAACAAAATCGATTAAATTAATAATGCCCACTAGATTACTTTTTCATC
Coding sequences within:
- the LOC121774503 gene encoding aspartic proteinase CDR1-like, which translates into the protein MAGTMKLIKIALACALALVSILHATEAAGFSVDLIHRDSLKSPSPQSSFERIEATVQRSFNRAKTLILRDGGNNSPQAASVDIVPDAGEYLMRFGLGIPQVETLAIADTGSDLTWVQCAPCQKCFKQKAPIFDPSKSSTYKPVPCSSPTCKSVRSTSCSGAKGVCNYSIQYGDRSYSRGDLATETLTLGANESIPTTIIGCGHVDQGTFGAGASGIVGLGGGKESLIRQMQTSIKGKFSYCLVPISGRSSQPSKMHFGDEAVVSGVGVLTTPIIAKSPDTFYYLTLEGMSVGNKRFNLAPLSSDDDEGGEGGDVFQSGEGNIIIDSGTTLTFLPSEMYREVETAVKREVGLKEIADPARQLKLCYPATEEFESKIPEITAHFKGADVKLKAYNAFVKTSESSVCFAFAESTSLGIAIYGNLAQMDYLIGYDLVKKTVSFKPADCSNA